Below is a window of Gammaproteobacteria bacterium DNA.
TAACGCACTGATTCGCAGCTACTTAGGCAAAGCCTACTACGAAGAAAAACGTGATGATCTCGCTGAGTCGCAATTCGATATTTCCAAAAAACTGGATCCGCTGGATCCAACACCTTGGTTCTATGACGCCATTCGCAAGCAAACCGAGAACCAGCCGATCGAGGCGCTGGCGGATCTCGAGGCTTCGATCGAGAGGAATGATAATCGGGCCGTCTATCGCTCACGGCCAAACCTGGACAGAGACCGAGCCGTAAGAGGTACCAGTCAGGCACGTATTTACGACGATCTCGGCTTCGAACAACTTGGTGTCGTCGAAGGTACGAAATCACTCAGCATCGATCCGGCAAATCACTCCGCACATCGCTTTCTCTCCGACAGCTATGCGACACGACCCCGCCACGAAATCGCCCGCGCCAGCGAATTGTTGCAATCGCAGTTGCTTCAGCCAATCAACATGAACCCGGTACAACCACAACTCCCGGAAATCGATCTTAGTATCGTTACCGGCGCCGGCCCGGCTGAGGCGGCATTCAATGAATTTACACCCTTATTCGAACGTAACGGCCACCAGTTCGTTGTTTCCGGTCTGTCTGGCAGCAACGATACCTGGGCCGATGAAGTGGTGCTGTCTGGAATCAAGGATCGTGTCTCCTACAGTATTGGGCAGTTCCATCATGAGTCTGACGGTTTTCGGACAAACAACGATGTCGAGCACGATATCTACAACCTTTTCGCCCAGGCCGCGCTCAGCGAACAGATCGATATTCAATTCGAATTTCGAAAGCGCGAGACCGAACAGGGAGATCTGCGTCTCAACTTCGATCCCGACGACTTCTCTGTCTCGGAGCGACGGATCATCGAGCAGGATGTCGGACGACTTAGCTTACACCTCGCACCATCGCCGCGGTCCGATTTCGTCGTATCGCTGATCCAGACCGACCGCGAAGAAGCGCTAAATCAAATGGATCCGATGACTCCAACTCTCGATGTTGACCTTGAGACCGGGGGTGACGACATTCAGGGGCAGTACCTATTTCGGGGCAATCGCTTCAACGTTACGGCCGGTCTCGGTGCGTCCGACATCGACGTTGACCGGCGCCAGGTTATAGATCTGAGCCCAACGTTCCCGGGCGGTATCTGCCCGCCCTTCCCGCCGTTTTTCGGGGTGTGCACGATCACGACCATCGCCGACACGGAGAACGAACAACGCAACGCGTACGTATACGTCAATGTGATCGGACCCACCGACGTAACCTGGACCGTTGGCGCGAGCCATGATTCCGTGGAGGAAGGCTTCCTGGATGTGGATGAGTCCAATCCCAAGGTAGGTTTGCGGTGGGACGTCACTGATAAGGTCCGTCTGCGAGCGGCCTACCTGGAGACCGTAAAGCGGACACTGGTCGCCGAGCAGACGCTCGAGCCGACGCAGGTCGCGGGTTTTGCCCAGTTCTTCGACGACTTCAATGGCACCAAAGCCGAGCTTTATGGAGTCGGCCTCGATGTAACCCTCCGACAGCCGGAGCGACGCAACTCGCTATCGAGTGGGCTTTACGCCGGCTTCGAGCTTTCGCATCGAGATTTAGAAATTCCTAGGATCCAGGGCACTACAGGGATGATTACCCCCGAGGACCAACGCGAAGACCTTGACCGCGTCTATCTCTATTGGACACCCCACCCGGAATGGGCGGTCCGTGTCGAAATCCAACGCGAGCGCTTCAAGCGCACAGACACATTGGGTCTGAGCCTGCCGACCGAAGTTGAAACGACCAGCCTGCCATTCGTCGTTCGTTACTTCCGGGCAGCGGGATTGTTCGCACAGGTCGGTACGACATTTGTACAGCAAGACGTCGACCTGGCGCCGACATCGACCTTTGGCGAAGACAGCGAGGACTTTGTCGTGGTCGATGCTGCTATCGGTTATCGCCTGCCCCGACGCCGTGGCATTTTGAGCCTGGAGGTCAGAAACCTATTTGACGAAGACTTCCTGTTCCAGGACGCCAACATCCAGAGATCCGAGCCGAGCAATCCACGCTTCATTCCCGACCGCACCGTCATGGGCCGGGTAACGCTTAGCTTCTGAGCCCATCGTTGCAGAGGAGGTGAGGGCACATTGACTGATCAAAGT
It encodes the following:
- a CDS encoding TonB-dependent receptor, which codes for MLAYGRAAILLPDDTILRLDQNTTVTFTEPQDETRSWLELLKGAIHIISRDPQALKVITPFAGAGLEGTEFLIVVTEDETIVTVYEGEVSVSTDFGDVNVTPGQRVTARTGQQPIAQVAVRPRDAVQWTLYYAPIFDDEIPAADEEAQADQADNPLFYTGRASKRLAVGRVDEARTDIAQALNIDPTNVDALALQSIIAVAQNDLDSAFALANRALAQDSDSGAAMIALSYAQQAILDISGALITMQSAVERHPSNGLGWARLSELWLAVGDLNQSLIAAQTAVDLNSNVARAQTVLGFAYLAQIEIPQAIDAFNKAIILDQAAPLPRLGLGLAMIRAGDLAAGRAEIEIAVILDPGNALIRSYLGKAYYEEKRDDLAESQFDISKKLDPLDPTPWFYDAIRKQTENQPIEALADLEASIERNDNRAVYRSRPNLDRDRAVRGTSQARIYDDLGFEQLGVVEGTKSLSIDPANHSAHRFLSDSYATRPRHEIARASELLQSQLLQPINMNPVQPQLPEIDLSIVTGAGPAEAAFNEFTPLFERNGHQFVVSGLSGSNDTWADEVVLSGIKDRVSYSIGQFHHESDGFRTNNDVEHDIYNLFAQAALSEQIDIQFEFRKRETEQGDLRLNFDPDDFSVSERRIIEQDVGRLSLHLAPSPRSDFVVSLIQTDREEALNQMDPMTPTLDVDLETGGDDIQGQYLFRGNRFNVTAGLGASDIDVDRRQVIDLSPTFPGGICPPFPPFFGVCTITTIADTENEQRNAYVYVNVIGPTDVTWTVGASHDSVEEGFLDVDESNPKVGLRWDVTDKVRLRAAYLETVKRTLVAEQTLEPTQVAGFAQFFDDFNGTKAELYGVGLDVTLRQPERRNSLSSGLYAGFELSHRDLEIPRIQGTTGMITPEDQREDLDRVYLYWTPHPEWAVRVEIQRERFKRTDTLGLSLPTEVETTSLPFVVRYFRAAGLFAQVGTTFVQQDVDLAPTSTFGEDSEDFVVVDAAIGYRLPRRRGILSLEVRNLFDEDFLFQDANIQRSEPSNPRFIPDRTVMGRVTLSF